The following nucleotide sequence is from Coffea eugenioides isolate CCC68of unplaced genomic scaffold, Ceug_1.0 ScVebR1_1609;HRSCAF=2489, whole genome shotgun sequence.
tttattgatttttattCACTACCTTTATTGATTTGTGTAGTATATTGttataaatattattattcTATTGTGGGGCTAATCGATTTATTTGGATTCAAATGACAGATGTAGCAAAAAAAGGTACCTTAAAAAGAAGCGAACAAattaagaagaagatgaagaaagaTATAGGAATTTTTGTTTACTTTAATCGTTTTACAATATTTTGTTTTCACATTTTATCATCTTTTCTGTAGTATTGActtaaaaaaatgttaaattgctaaaagaaaattcttttagtttatttttgtaCTAGTTTTCATTATTCTTGTTAGATTAATGTTACTTTTAGATTTACTAGTTTAGGTTTATCAGGCTTTAATAGAATAATAATGATGATGGCATACTAATAACAAAAAACCAAGGTAGCAAAATTTATAAGCATAAGGTAATGCTAAGCTTGTGATGTACTAGAGAGTAATTTTTTTACCTTATGTAAATTTTTACAAGAATAGTGTTATTTTTTTGTTACTCAACCTGGTCAACCATAAAATACTTAACCAAAAAACTATTCAATATGGTTATACTTTGTTTTCAAGCTTTGAGAAGGAAAATATACCTGAAATCAAATGAACGTTACCATGCTTCGATTTGGCTTGGAGGGAATCATATGAACAATTTGGAAACAAATTTATAAGTTAGGGGACCCGATAGAcaattttaaaagctaagaGATCAAATAGAAAAATCACTGGTAAAAGTTGAGGAACAAATTGAAGCCATTCCCTAGTTTTTAAGAGACATCTCCAAAAATTAGTGTACAAACCATCTTTTTGGTGACAAAGGCGACATCATGTAGCAAACAACTTAAATGGATTTTCTCTTCTCCGAAATTTCAAAATCAGTACAGACCTAAATTAAGAATATGGAACTTTCTTTTTGCACTCAacaactttttttaaaaaaaaaattgttaatggAAGTATTACTCGAAGTACGTCTTATGCCTCACTGCAGGCTACTGAACCATCAGACAAAGCCAGAGATGAATTTGACACCCGTCAAGATCAAAGAGCAAAGTGCAAAATATATGCataataaaacaagaaaagctGGAATTAGCTGAAGAAatgttcccaaaaaaaaaaaaaccgttgAAGCTATACTGCAACCAAACAATTATTTGATCAACTAGTTAAAAGCACTTGAGCACTTACTTGAGAGGGAATGAATACTCCCGAGAGGCGACAACAAATGCGAAAAATATGTAGAAATTCCTTGTATATTGTAAAGCTACGTTCTGAAAACTTTGAATTTAAGCAGAAGAAAATATTTAGATGAATTGAACCAAAGAAAGAAGCTAATTTATATTGGCGAAACTTTTTGCAATGCTGGTGGTCCAGTATACAGGAGAAAGTATTAGTAATAGGTAAGGAATCAATACTTATATTGATAAGAACGCAAAGCTAagttcttgcatttactttccAGGTTGTGTAGTGCACAAGCATTGAACATTACGTAAAATCAAGCTAACTCTGAGAAgtctcacaatttttttttttttttgaaggaagaaATCTCAAAAGTTACAAGCAAAGGATTTGTGACATTCTCCTACAATCTTAACTTGGAACCATTAGGTCCAAATTTTGGCCCACATGACACTggattctttcctttctttttcagaTCAAGTGTGAGTAAAAATTGATTCAGTTGATAACGTTAAAACGTTTCATATAGAAAAAAATATTCGAAACCCCCTTCAACAATTATTCCATGGTAGGTAATTCTTTTCAAATTTGTGAAATATCTAACCATCCTAATTTCAGAATGATATAACTTCTCcttctccatagctttcgacCATTATAGGAAACATGTTTTGCTTAAGAGATTCTACTATTCTTTCCTACAAAACAAAATAAGTTCTTCGTCATagaattttttcccttttcagaGAAGTTGGATTCACGAGGGAGTTCTAAGACATTAATTAGTTGGATTTTGTCCTCCTAAATTTATTTAATCATCATACCTTGATTTGATGTTTCTAGTCCTTCGGTCACATTTGGCGGTTAGGTCCTTTATGTAAGTAAAGGATATAATAAATGTGTACattcataaatatttataaaagaaatgaaaaatcccTCACCACAAGCAATCACCCGCAAAGCCTTTAACCGGCTGATGATGCTCATGCACTACTGACACATATGCATTAGAATTGGGagttgagatttcaaggtgtaGGATTAATGTTGGTCTTTGTATATCTTCATCCAGTTGCTgcagcaaaattttttttggcgAAGTGGATTTAGATTTAGAAAAAGTAATTAATTCTGCGACACTTGCTCATCATTATTCTTTCATTATTTTGCTTTCCTCTATTCATTGAATAAATCTATTAGCCCTTATATTTAGTTTATAAATAGTGGAGGCAAAATGagcgggatgggcgggatttgcttggctTTGAGATGGAACCGAATCATATGGGATTAGGgccaaccttacccatatgtgttttgggactaatttgagtgggatcactttgggatgggtttagattgatcccgcccaatacccaaatctattttctacatattttttccctttaatttttttttattttttatataattttaatatttttgatttattaaatttcttttagttttattaaataaacatgcaagtgctttatactcaggattcgcaccaaaaattggattaacaaataaaggaaaagatagatatacagccatattccaacatatatcaagatggccaaggtacTTAGGGTGTTAAAGAATATTTATcctcatcattgtccaaggatgacaggtctaaattgattgaaatgcttgaaattcttgtggataatgactagaaagactactagattatattcgctggtatgactataaaaattattaaagataatttttgaatctaagactccgtttggattggctattttttcaaaaaataagtttttcaaatacaatgttacaataatatacaataactcaaaaaacatcccatccatattagtatatcaaatatttcaaaaaaaattgtatagtaaaaatttttcatattcactgctacaataaaatatttcaaaaacactcgccaaaaacagctaatccaaacggaaccCTTACTATTTGAGCCCAAtaggtacccaagtatttcccaaaatttcccatcaattaatgggtacaattgggatttgtcctattttaaacccaatatcaaattctAGTACTCATCCCACCCAAAGTCCCCATGagcatgggtaacccattggggtTTGGGACAAATTGTCACCTCTATTTATAAATTTCTCAATCTTCAGTCTTTGTTTAAGGAAACTATGCCGCTAATGTCACAAAATGGTTAACTCAAATTACAAAGTAACCGTTGGATccatcatttaaaaaaaaaaaatttgttaatgGATGGGTCACTCGAAATACATGCCTTACGGCTAACAAGCTTTAGGTGTACAAAATTTCTACAAAGTAAACGTAGAAAAAGCTCGATATCATCAAATACAGAAATGAAATGCTTAAAACCttatgataaaaaaataaataaaaaaggttCTCATATTAGACATCCATCGGTTACCTGGCATattaatcccaaaaaaaaatggttgCAAAACCCAGAAAAAATCTGGTAAAAGatagacaaaaataaataaaaatctgAAGAGATAGGAAAATTCTATGTATGGTCCCTTCAGACAATTATTCCTACAATTTTAGTTGTTAAGAAATGTCAGTGGTTCacattttaaaatgattgaaaatattACAATCTAAGAGTCTAAAACAATTACTGTTTCACCATCCAATGGTGAATTTAATTTGAGAATATGACCAAAAGGAATCTTAAAATCTGCCGAAAAGATAACCAAATAACATTACCTTTATCAagtttaaataattaaatattttacCCTTCTCATTTCTTTCATGAAATATAGCATTCAAAATAATTATGTACAAAGAAACACGGGTAATGTACAAAGCACTTTTTGCAGTGGAGACGGCCCATTTTAAGTTTATAACGGACAAAGTAGGTAAGGGGTCACTATTTGTtattgaagaaagaaaagtagaGTGAAATTGCTTGAGTTTCCTGGCCGTATTGTAGTACAATAATTGAACTTGTTGACTTAAAGAAAGTAGATCGAAATTACTACATGACTACAAGATGCTTAAAGTAAATTTTACTTTGAACGCTTAAACGGTAGATACATTCCACTCAATTTGGTTTTGGATATTTTACTTTCTAAAATATGAAATCCATCCtatgaaaatatcaaaattaataaaatagcAAGCAAGTGATGCTTAAAATTTAGGAATTAAAACTACTTCCTCTGTCCCAAGAATTGAGACATGCACTTTTCATATTCTTCTAGTCTTAACCATTGTTTGAACACGAAAATTAccaaactaaaaacaaaagatCATGGAACTTGTGAAATTGTGCATGTGTTATGGTGGATCATAgcaattatttattattaattaatgGAATCTTGTCATTATTACTCAAGGGTATAAAAGAAAAGTAGCATTGAAAGTTGTTTGACATTTGCAACAAGACTCTTATTTTGGGATAACAAAAAAAGTGGAAGCATGACattaataatgaaaaaaatggagtagataaatttcatattttaggGATAGAGTAGTGAGAGAAGGGTGGATTTTATATTAATAGGGGTAAAGTATTCAAAACTAAATTTCAATGACTAAGGTGAGAGTGAGTCTATAACTTAAGAGAGTCCAAAATGGAATTTAGCGAGTTAAAAATTCAAGGGTAAATAGTAATGAATCGGTGAAATTTCTTATTCACCAAGTTGAAAATAGTGCTACAGTTGTTCGATGATAGATCAAGGCTTTCTAGTTAAATATTTGTTCATACTAGGTTTAATAACACTTTGGCACTTTGAACTAAGGGGGTAGTCACATCTACTCCTTTAATCTCCAAAATATAACATTTGACACCTCCCATGACAACTAGTcaaagttaaaaataaaaaaaaaaatagtgtaaTGACATTATTATCCTTTTATTCATGAACTTATCTATAACTAATAATCATTTCCTTTCATTGCTAAAAGATTTACATCTTCTTTATCATATCAATTGTAGAAAAATATCAACTAAAAAGAGTTAAAATAGTTAATATTTAGTTTATactcttgaaacttttttcATTAGATCAATGTTCACTTTTGTATATGTTTTATTCAATTTATTAGACCTTAAGTCAAATAAAATGGATAAATAACACAAtactaaaaataaatacaattgccaaaatttcaaaaacagGGGTACTACAAATCTCATTATTTTAAGGagctttttattattttaatttatttacaCTAATATTATTTCATTTATCAAATTAGTCAAATAAGTCCAATATTAGATTCTTAATCTAAATTTGCTAAAAATATCTAGTATGCCGTATTTTTAAACTTcaagaaagaaaacagagattaaatcaattttatttttaaaaagaaaaggcaataaTAGTAAACTGTaaatatataaacaaaaaatgaaaatagtaTGAGCCCAATCCCCAATGTTCACATAAacgaaaataataaaaaattaaactttTAAACAAAAAAGTTAGTATTACCTACTTAAAGTATGATAAATTGAACAATCCATACATAAAAGTGAATAAATTTTTAAggatataaaataaatataaacttGTTTTTAGCTTTTATGATTATTTCGGTTGTACAATCACCATAGATTTTGATGACTTTGTTATACTTCCAAAAGTAGTAGTGACTTTTCATGATTattgagggtattttggtaaTAACAGAATTGAAATTTTAGTTTACGAATATacttttgcttgaaaaacaATTTCCacaattttcttgaaaataaaatCTTGGATTGAAGGAAATTATTTGgtcttagattttttttaaccATTTATTTTAGAAACTAAAGAAGAACACTAAGAATCTATAGTTTCCCTTCCTATATTAATTAGGCTAAATTCTTAGAACATCTTTAAAGAATTTCCTACTCTAGTATCTATTTAGTGGTATGCTGCATTGCTTCAATTATATACATTATATTCTTTTGAACTCTGCATCCAATCAGGAAGTTATCACTATGGCTTTCTTCTAGGGTTGCTTCCAACTTAATTTGAACTTATAGTAGGCTTGTATCATTTcagaatattttaaaaaaaattttgaaagaaaattaggACTTAtatttggaaaaagaaagaaaaggaaagcacgCAAAGGTGCACAAAATGTTCAACCGTACACGTATTCTAAATCCCACAGCAAAATAATTTTTGTATTCCTAACTCTGCAAAATTCTATGCCGAACCCACTAATTAATTTTGGTTAGTCTGGTTTGTAGAGAATTCCTAACTGGTGCAATCAAATCACCacaatttcttttgtttatgtCCCTTCATTTATTGAGTGTGACTCCACACTCAATATAATTGTGTTAGTAAACATCCTGCTAACTAAACCATAGGTGTCCGTGGTTAATTCGGTCGGAGCTAGATACGTTATTGGCAAGGCTTGAAATGGACAGTGGGGCATTGTTCTCACGAGGCAAATTAGGTGGCAGATGCTTTAGCCAAGGTGGGGGCAAGTCTGAGGATATTGTCATGTATACATCATAGTTGGATTTACCAAGATTGGCGAGGGGGGCCTTGAGTTTAGATAGATCACAGACCCCGTCATGCGCATTAGAGCTGTTCGCAAATAAAGacttttgtaatttaaaaaaaagggtttagaattaaaattcagaaattcatatatttcttttcagtgcttaaatttcagcaaaaaaaaaaagtgtgtgactccacaattattttttttgtcttttttgaaaagagagagagagagagggggggggggtttaGCAAAAATATGATGATATTAGAAAGCATGTCAACCTAGAGTTTCCTACTCCAACCATTCCCTTCCAAAAGATAGATTATTCATCTATACATCCATAACGGACAAGAGGAATTTATTCTAAAACTTGCTTAgtatttctttaaaaaaaaccACACAATAAAATTTGAGTGTCTAAAACAAATTAGCATACTAACTCTAAAAATTACTATGGTAGGAACGTAAAACTTGAAATCTCAAAAAACAGCATTACGTTGAAAGGAAAAGTGTAAAAAACAAAGAAGCCAATAGtgcttgattttttttcttttttttttttgagcaaaacTGTGCAATTTTATATAGAAGATTAGCAAAATTGACAAAGCCTTAGTAATATTAGATGGAAAAATTTAAGTATTGAAAAAGCACATTTAACAATAAGCAAGTAAAATAGAATATTTATGGCAGTGGTAGTAACAAGTATCTAtgcctgaaaaaaaaaaagtatgtcTGCCTAAACATTTCTCAGTGTTGAATAATTAGCAGGTATATAGACCTGACTAGATCTTACGGCAGGTGGAGTTTGAATCCCTGATCTTACGGGCAAAGAGGGACTTTTGGATGGACTAAGTTAGTCTTAGTAATTTTTTCCTTTGTCCactattatttgaaatattatttgaaatactATTAGCACCACAATAATCCCACAAGGAACCCCATATACTGTAACGAGTCTGAAAGAGTTGCTGGAAATGTGTGTAAAATCGCACGTTTTAGACTTTTACGTCATCTCGTGGTACACGTCCACCCAAACGGGCACAAGAAAGTCATAGCTTCTCGAAGGTAAAAAATACCAAATCAAAGCTTAAGCTGAATAATGCAATTAATGATCTTATCTTAGTTCCTACAAGTAGAAGACGAAAATGTCTTGGAGAGCTCTAATTGTCAAATTTGAAGCAAAAGTCTCGATCACACAACGCGATATGTTGCAAATTTTCCTAGCTGCTGCATTTTCCAGGAAGGCGTTCCTCTCTACAAATAGGAAAAAAGTGCCATACATAAATACTACTACAATAGTACCTATGTAAGTTTCTTCCATTCCATTAAAGACAAATTGAGATAGTTTGAagcgacaaaaaaaaataaaaatccttCGAGGAACATGGCTGAAAAAtaccagcagcagcagcaggtGTACCCACTGGCACCATCTACTATTGTGCCCAGGAGTGATGCTCAAGAATCAGGTACCTATGAATCCATGGAGCtcaggaagaagaaaagaatgaaaaggTTAGTATATATCGCTGCGTTTGCTGTATTTCAGACAATAATCATCCTTGTTTTTGCCCTGGTGGTGATGCGCGTAAAATCACCTAAGGTAAGATTGGAGGACATCAATGTCATCACCAACGAGAATGGGAACATCAGGCTCAAGGCACAAGTCAGGATAAAGAATACTAATTTTGGGCGTTACAAATTTGATAGCAGCATAGCTACTTTGACCTCAGGAGGCGTATCGGTGGGAGAATTTGTGATCCCTGATGGGCGGGCCAGATTGAAATCCACCAAGACATACTATGTTATTGTGGATGTTACTAGCCCTTCAAGCTCTCGCAGAGCTGGCTCTAATTCTGGACTGCTGGAACTGAACGCTAAGGCTGAGTTGACTGGAAAAGTCGAATTCCTGATGGTGTTGAAGAAGAAAAAATCTGCAGAAATGGATTGTACCATGTCGGTTAATTTGTCAACAAATTCTGTCCAGGACCTCACATGCCAGTGAGGGCTCTGCTCAAGAGCATTCTTTTTGTAAAAAGCTTGTTTAGCTCGTCTGCTGCCCGTGAAAATGCTTCCTCATCCTTGTTTTTTTCACTCTGTGTTTTTACTATGAAATTCACGTTTTAGGTTAGTTTTTGTCAGTCGCTTGAACTCTTCTTGGTTTTGAACTACTATTATTTACTTCCACCTTCGCATCTTGTGAACTTTTGATATTGAAACAGCTGCAAAAACTTTTGTGACACCATTGAGAATTAGATTCTCTGTGGTGATTCATACatgtatacatgtatatatatatataaagcagTTTGGTAATCATCAGGACATTTCCTTTGCTGTTTAGAGCAGTAAGTTTCAAAGTTACTGCTGTGTCATTGTGACTTGTGAATGGTTGGAGTATAATTTGACATTATAATGATACGTGTGGATTTGGGGGGGGGGGCGCTATAAAATCAGGCATTATTAAATTATGCTTTTTCTACTATTTGATATCATAAGAGCACAGGATACTGCACTAGGTAAAGAAGGTGAATCCACaataaaaactttaaaattacCACTCAGCCTTAATTATAACAAGGAAGCGATTTATTCATTCATGACAAAATTAACACCAGACCAACTTCTTGTTATGTGCCTTTGTGGCACCAAATAAATGTTTATCAACTACAACGTTCGCTTGGATGGTGTGTTTTTTAGGTGTTTATTTAAACTTTTACAGTTGATTACTTtaattattttagaaaaatgttTGCATTTGTCCAAAACACTCTAACTTtccgagaaaaaaaaaaatctctttccCCTTCCCTCACCACTTGCAACCCACCACTGGCAATGATATTTttggtttttaaaaaaaaaaaaaaaatttgtgaatgTTTTAGAGTGTTACAATAGTTTTTGAAGAATACctcaataaaatttcaaattttacaaatatcttaaaaaaTACATCTACAATAAGTCTCTTAAGTCTCTCTGGTCTAGGTGGCACGACAAGTTCTCATAAGAATTAACAAAAGTCTACTTCGTGAGTCCGATTTAATTTTAGCCCCCAAGCCCAAACTGTACCTCACAATTTGTATAgagaacaaaaaagaaataaaaaatattattccgacatgaaaaagagaaaaagagctGAGACAAAAAGGGCATGCAAAAGGCAAAAGCATGCAGCAATAACGGTTAAAGGAAGCTCTCTGTTTTTTGAAGTTTAAAAAATCAGTTGAATTCGAAATGATAATTTATGTGCCGTTTTGCAGCAGCACAGGGGAAGGGAAGGTTGCGATACGAGGCACCAACAGATTCAAGAAGgttttaactttttcttttggCTCTTTGGAGTTTGGGAGTCGATTAAATTCTTCAAAGTTCAAACTTTTCCCAAAGTACTGAGGTAATTTTAAACCTTTCAAGTCCGATAGCAAATGGATTCCCCAGCCTTCGCAATCTcggcactttttttttttcttgtcattTCATTTCTGAATAGAAGTTGAAATGCGTTTTGTGGTTTCAACTCACGTATTGAATCGAACTGAAGCCAACTTATAAGCAACTCATTATGAAGATTACAAAAACCAATCAATATTAATTAACTGAGGATTTAACCTATTAAAAGATATTGCAGAGAAAGCAGGCAGTTTTGAATATATGAATTGATCAACTGAGAACACCTTTAAAGGtgttaaaatgagaaaataaaaacactaataattaaaataattactttCAGTTTGACTTGCTAACTTTTAAGGGGTTGAAGAtcatctttatttttctttaaggGCTTGGATTGCCCTTATCTTGTAACATTCCAATCTGAAGTAAGAATACTATTGATTCTAAATTGACtaagatttttcaattttttttaggaGACAAAATAGGAGAATCTAATTTGACCCCCGgcccccgggggggggggggcagcAAAATGCAGGAACGGTACTGGTGGTGGaccttttctttaaaaaaaactcTGCTGATGTCTGCGGTAAAAGCGAACGTGAGTTTGATTGCTTTGTTCAATCATTATTGTTTATTCTGATTTAACCAATTTGAAGAAATCAATCAACTCGGCCAATTCAACTTGTAAAATGCTGCCTCGCATATTAATATTATACTCCTATAACAAGATTTTAGACCTGCTATGTATGTATAAATATGTCCATCCAGCTTCCCAGGCTGCAGAGCCGACAGAAGCACAAATTCCATCAAAAGATTCCGCTGTTGATCTAGCTAGCCGCATTCAGCCTTCGGCATCCCTCCAAAACTCCTCTCCTCTCTCAAATCTTCAAGCTATCTCCA
It contains:
- the LOC113755599 gene encoding late embryogenesis abundant protein At1g64065-like, coding for MAEKYQQQQQVYPLAPSTIVPRSDAQESGTYESMELRKKKRMKRLVYIAAFAVFQTIIILVFALVVMRVKSPKVRLEDINVITNENGNIRLKAQVRIKNTNFGRYKFDSSIATLTSGGVSVGEFVIPDGRARLKSTKTYYVIVDVTSPSSSRRAGSNSGLLELNAKAELTGKVEFLMVLKKKKSAEMDCTMSVNLSTNSVQDLTCQ